A genome region from Flavobacterium sp. CFS9 includes the following:
- a CDS encoding BatD family protein: MKRYLILLLFTFQGLMAQVQFEAKVSKNTLGVNERLRIDFIMNVDGDNFDQPSFDGFKVVAGPSQQISQSWINGRSSFQKIYSYILQPDHKGTVTIKQAAIEYNGQIYKTAPLKIVVTNAVAQERDPNDRPQGSSTGDEMLHLVAEISKTNPYLNEPITVVYKLYFNYINVTGFKELAKPKYNDFWNQNIDIKQLAVEQGSYQGQRCYYVVLKKTILYPQKSGRLTIEPLSLDIGVQLPTNRRDMFGQMIVSDDNKVVSAGAKTINVRPLPEATKPEGFGGAVGKFNFTVTPSKTTLKSGESLDLFVSAAGNGNMKLFTLPKPVVPNALEMYDPVHDEKVTTSLSGMSGKISDKYTIIPQYKGKYAIKPMQFSYFDLSTGSYKTITSQEIMIDVLDGPMPSAANAPAHASKNVIAKTEQFKYIKPKTTLVSIAKKDFYGSNLYYTLLFLPFVILPIIILAKKRKEAIDGDVTGNRIKMNNKLAKKYLSEAKKQLNNKEAFYIALEKAMHNFLKAKLHIETSEMSKDNISELLLSRNANPESVQSFINLTENCEFARYAPASSTSIQQDFDKAVLIISDLEKQIV; this comes from the coding sequence ATGAAAAGATATTTAATTCTATTACTATTCACTTTTCAGGGGCTTATGGCTCAAGTTCAATTTGAAGCCAAAGTAAGCAAGAATACGCTTGGAGTAAATGAAAGGCTCCGTATTGACTTCATCATGAATGTTGATGGAGACAACTTTGACCAGCCTTCTTTTGATGGTTTTAAAGTTGTAGCCGGACCAAGCCAGCAAATAAGCCAATCCTGGATTAATGGAAGAAGTTCTTTTCAAAAAATCTATTCTTATATTTTACAGCCCGACCACAAAGGGACTGTAACGATCAAACAGGCTGCGATCGAGTACAATGGTCAAATCTACAAAACGGCACCTTTAAAAATTGTGGTAACCAATGCCGTTGCACAGGAAAGAGACCCTAATGACAGACCTCAGGGATCGAGTACAGGTGATGAAATGCTGCATCTTGTAGCTGAAATTTCAAAGACAAATCCGTATTTGAATGAGCCGATCACTGTTGTTTACAAATTGTATTTCAACTATATCAATGTAACCGGGTTCAAAGAGCTGGCTAAACCTAAATACAACGACTTCTGGAATCAGAATATCGATATCAAACAACTTGCTGTTGAGCAGGGAAGTTATCAAGGGCAAAGATGTTATTATGTAGTCTTGAAAAAGACCATTCTATACCCACAAAAATCAGGAAGACTTACCATCGAACCGCTTTCACTGGACATAGGTGTGCAATTGCCTACCAACCGTCGTGATATGTTTGGTCAGATGATTGTAAGCGACGACAACAAAGTAGTTTCGGCCGGAGCCAAAACAATCAACGTTCGACCTTTACCGGAAGCTACCAAACCGGAAGGTTTTGGAGGTGCTGTGGGTAAATTTAATTTTACAGTGACCCCTTCTAAAACAACCTTAAAGAGCGGAGAAAGTCTTGACCTGTTTGTGAGTGCAGCCGGAAACGGAAACATGAAATTGTTTACTTTGCCAAAACCTGTCGTTCCTAATGCTTTAGAAATGTACGATCCGGTTCACGATGAAAAAGTAACCACGTCACTTTCAGGCATGTCCGGAAAAATAAGCGACAAGTACACCATTATTCCGCAATACAAAGGAAAATATGCAATCAAACCAATGCAGTTTTCTTATTTTGATTTGAGCACAGGTTCGTACAAAACGATCACTTCACAAGAAATCATGATTGACGTTCTGGACGGCCCAATGCCATCGGCAGCGAATGCTCCTGCACATGCGTCTAAAAATGTCATTGCCAAAACAGAACAGTTTAAATACATCAAACCTAAAACAACTTTAGTTTCGATTGCTAAGAAAGATTTTTACGGTTCTAATCTGTATTACACACTATTGTTCCTGCCTTTCGTAATTCTGCCAATTATCATTTTGGCTAAGAAACGAAAAGAAGCGATTGACGGTGACGTGACCGGAAACCGTATTAAAATGAACAATAAACTGGCGAAGAAGTATTTATCTGAAGCTAAAAAACAACTTAACAACAAAGAAGCATTTTATATTGCTCTGGAGAAAGCAATGCACAATTTCCTAAAAGCAAAACTGCATATCGAGACCTCAGAAATGAGCAAAGATAATATTAGCGAATTGCTGCTGTCCAGAAATGCCAATCCTGAATCGGTTCAAAGTTTTATTAATCTTACTGAAAACTGTGAATTTGCGAGATATGCTCCGGCATCGAGTACATCAATCCAACAGGATTTTGACAAAGCTGTTCTGATCATTTCGGACTTAGAGAAACAAATCGTTTAA
- a CDS encoding four helix bundle protein, with protein sequence MTQITRSSTSPALNYGEAQSAESKKDFVHKMGICLKELRETYVCLKIIEKANLSTDLENLTKAKTEVNELISIFVTSIKTSKNSS encoded by the coding sequence CTGACACAAATAACAAGATCGAGTACATCACCAGCTTTAAATTATGGTGAAGCACAAAGTGCAGAAAGCAAAAAAGATTTTGTTCATAAAATGGGAATTTGCCTGAAAGAACTAAGAGAAACCTACGTCTGTCTGAAAATAATTGAAAAAGCAAATTTATCAACAGATTTAGAAAATCTAACGAAAGCAAAGACAGAAGTAAATGAATTAATTTCAATATTTGTAACAAGCATCAAAACATCAAAAAATAGTTCATAA
- a CDS encoding tetratricopeptide repeat protein codes for MKNIVYLFLLITQVFFAQSSFEKGNALYQKGQYQQAVDVYESIIKEDKQQSAELYFNLGNSYYKLNKVAPSIYNYEKALVLKPHDPETLNNLKFAKKLTIDEIKEVPKVGFAKLIQNFTGIFDYNTWAIISIAIAFAFLLTFIGYYFSQLTLSKRIYFIGMFVLLIALLLSVSAGMSEKNHFDNDRPAIVFAELSEVRSEPQKSGSAIFLLHEGAKVYVNETVGSWKKIELTDGTEGWIDASTIREVKN; via the coding sequence ATGAAAAACATAGTATACCTTTTTTTATTAATTACTCAAGTCTTCTTTGCTCAAAGCAGCTTTGAAAAAGGAAATGCGCTGTATCAAAAAGGGCAGTATCAGCAAGCAGTTGATGTTTATGAAAGTATTATCAAAGAAGATAAGCAGCAATCGGCAGAGTTGTATTTTAATTTAGGGAACAGTTACTATAAATTAAATAAAGTAGCTCCTTCGATCTATAATTACGAAAAGGCACTGGTTTTAAAACCACATGATCCGGAGACCTTAAACAACTTAAAATTTGCCAAAAAGCTAACTATTGATGAAATTAAAGAAGTTCCAAAAGTAGGTTTTGCAAAACTGATTCAGAATTTTACCGGAATTTTCGATTACAATACCTGGGCAATAATTTCTATCGCAATCGCATTTGCTTTCTTACTGACTTTTATCGGATATTACTTCTCACAGCTTACACTGTCAAAAAGAATCTATTTCATTGGAATGTTTGTTCTTTTGATTGCCTTGCTTTTAAGTGTTTCGGCAGGAATGTCTGAAAAAAATCATTTCGATAACGATCGCCCTGCCATTGTTTTTGCTGAATTAAGTGAAGTTCGAAGTGAGCCTCAAAAATCTGGTTCAGCCATATTCTTATTACACGAAGGTGCAAAAGTTTATGTTAATGAAACCGTTGGAAGCTGGAAAAAAATCGAATTAACTGATGGAACGGAAGGCTGGATTGATGCCTCGACCATTCGAGAAGTAAAAAATTAA
- a CDS encoding 5-formyltetrahydrofolate cyclo-ligase, translating into MPTNKKELRVHYKNLRKELSENDLEEKSLAIANNLIQLPIWDKTYYHVFLPIEEQREVNTEYVLHLLSGKDKEIVVSKSDFDTRGMTHFLLTDNTKIKKNEYNIPEPVNGLQVPSETIEVVFVPLLVFDVSGNRVGYGKGFYDKFLSECKPETIKIGLSFFEAEDQIEDVFESDVKLDYCVTPLKIYTF; encoded by the coding sequence ATGCCGACGAATAAAAAAGAATTAAGAGTACACTATAAAAATCTTCGAAAAGAACTTTCAGAAAATGATCTCGAAGAGAAAAGTCTGGCTATTGCCAATAATTTAATCCAATTGCCCATTTGGGATAAAACCTATTATCATGTTTTTCTTCCGATTGAAGAACAGCGGGAAGTAAATACAGAGTACGTATTGCATTTGCTTTCCGGAAAAGATAAGGAAATAGTAGTTTCAAAAAGTGATTTTGACACTCGGGGTATGACGCATTTTTTGTTGACGGATAATACCAAAATTAAGAAAAATGAATACAACATTCCTGAACCTGTAAATGGTTTGCAAGTTCCTTCTGAAACGATAGAGGTGGTTTTTGTACCGCTTTTGGTTTTTGATGTTTCTGGGAATCGGGTAGGTTACGGAAAAGGGTTTTACGATAAATTCCTGTCAGAATGCAAACCGGAAACCATTAAAATTGGACTTTCTTTTTTTGAAGCTGAAGATCAGATTGAGGATGTCTTTGAATCAGATGTGAAACTGGACTATTGTGTGACGCCTTTAAAAATTTATACTTTCTGA
- a CDS encoding succinylglutamate desuccinylase/aspartoacylase family protein, translating into MKNSKPLIIFGEAILPGESKTINVEIARLHTTTKLNIPVIVRRSKIEGPVVLFSAGIHGDEINGVEIVRQLISKKINRPAKGTIICIPIINIYGFVNKSREFPDGRDLNRVFPGSKKGSLASRFAYHIVAEILPIIDYAVDFHAGGASRFNVPQIRITENNPELKELADVFNAPFTLYSKNISGSFRSTCEKANIKMLLFEGGKSLDINDTVANEGVMGVKRLLHYLNMLDSKHLVEAAEDPSIYIRNSVWLRAKCSGLLHDYNRIGRFVTKGTILAIITDPFGKFEQKVKAPHDGFVINANHSPIVYEGDAIYHMSKNRDEYADE; encoded by the coding sequence ATGAAAAATAGTAAACCCCTGATAATTTTTGGCGAAGCAATTCTGCCGGGAGAGAGTAAAACAATAAACGTTGAAATTGCACGTCTGCATACCACTACAAAATTGAATATTCCGGTTATCGTACGCCGTTCAAAAATCGAAGGTCCGGTCGTTTTATTTTCTGCAGGAATTCACGGTGATGAGATTAATGGCGTTGAAATAGTTCGACAGCTTATCAGCAAAAAAATCAACCGTCCTGCTAAAGGAACTATTATTTGCATTCCTATTATCAATATTTACGGTTTTGTAAATAAATCCAGAGAATTTCCGGACGGACGTGACTTAAACCGCGTTTTCCCGGGAAGTAAAAAAGGATCTTTAGCAAGTCGTTTCGCTTATCATATTGTAGCAGAAATTTTGCCGATTATTGATTATGCTGTCGATTTTCATGCCGGAGGAGCGAGTCGATTTAATGTGCCGCAAATCAGGATTACGGAAAATAATCCGGAGCTGAAAGAACTTGCCGATGTTTTCAATGCGCCTTTTACGTTGTATTCTAAAAATATTAGCGGTTCATTCCGAAGTACCTGTGAGAAAGCCAATATAAAAATGCTGCTTTTTGAAGGCGGAAAATCTTTGGATATTAATGATACGGTAGCAAATGAAGGAGTGATGGGAGTGAAGCGTTTGCTGCATTATTTGAATATGCTGGATTCTAAACATCTTGTCGAAGCAGCGGAAGATCCTTCTATCTACATTAGAAATTCGGTTTGGCTGCGTGCGAAGTGCTCAGGATTGTTACATGATTACAACAGGATTGGACGTTTTGTAACGAAAGGTACTATCCTGGCCATTATTACCGATCCGTTTGGTAAATTTGAACAAAAAGTAAAAGCACCGCACGACGGATTTGTGATCAATGCCAATCACTCACCCATCGTGTATGAAGGAGATGCGATTTACCACATGTCTAAAAACAGAGACGAGTATGCCGACGAATAA
- the uvrC gene encoding excinuclease ABC subunit UvrC gives MQKPSLDLQIQTLPDNPGVYQYYDKDGKILYVGKAKNLKKRVSSYFNKIHDTAKTNVLVKKIVTIKHIVVPTETDALLLENNLIKTLQPRYNVLLRDDKSYPWLCIKKEPFPRIFSTRRMVKDGSEYFGPYTSFKTVHTILDLIKELYPLRTCNFDLSPSNIDSGKFKVCLEYHIGNCKGPCEGLESLEDYQRQVDAIREILKGNFKESMKDFKRLMTQYAKDLRFEEAQKIKEKIEILENYQSRSTIVNPKITNIDVFSIVSDETAAYVNFLQISHGSIIRSHTLEMKKKLEETDEELLELAIIELRERFQLLSKEIIVPFEIDLGENIKTTVPQLGDKKQILELSIRNAKFYRIEQLKQLQIVDPDRHTNRIMAQMQKDLRLPVEPRHIECFDNSNIQGTNPVAACVVFKDGKPSKKDYRHFNVKTVEGPDDFASMTEIVYRRYKRLLDENEPLPQLIIIDGGKGQLSAALKSIDALELRGKIAIIGIAKRLEELFYPGDSIPLYLDKKSETLKVIQQLRNEAHRFGITFHRDKRSKAALNSSVESIPGIGEKTMLTLIQHFKSVKRLKLATEKEISDVIGVSKAKKIVDFYKTN, from the coding sequence ATGCAAAAACCTTCCTTAGATCTTCAAATCCAAACCTTGCCGGACAATCCCGGTGTGTATCAATATTATGATAAAGACGGGAAGATTTTATATGTTGGAAAAGCCAAGAATTTAAAAAAAAGAGTCTCCTCTTACTTCAATAAAATACACGATACTGCCAAGACCAACGTTTTGGTGAAGAAAATTGTAACCATAAAACACATCGTAGTTCCCACAGAAACGGATGCACTTTTACTGGAGAATAATTTAATTAAAACATTACAGCCGCGTTATAATGTTTTGCTGCGCGACGACAAAAGCTATCCGTGGCTCTGTATCAAAAAAGAACCTTTTCCAAGAATATTTTCTACACGAAGAATGGTCAAAGACGGTTCTGAATATTTTGGTCCCTATACCAGCTTCAAAACCGTACATACTATTTTAGATCTCATCAAAGAATTGTACCCTTTGCGAACTTGTAATTTTGATTTGAGTCCATCCAATATTGATTCCGGGAAATTTAAAGTCTGTTTGGAATATCACATCGGAAACTGCAAAGGACCTTGTGAAGGACTTGAATCTCTGGAAGACTACCAAAGACAGGTTGATGCAATCCGCGAAATTCTAAAAGGAAATTTTAAAGAAAGTATGAAAGACTTCAAACGACTGATGACCCAATATGCAAAAGATTTGCGTTTTGAAGAAGCCCAGAAAATAAAAGAAAAAATCGAAATTCTGGAGAATTACCAGTCGCGATCCACCATTGTCAATCCGAAGATTACAAACATTGATGTTTTCTCGATTGTTTCCGATGAGACTGCAGCTTATGTTAACTTCCTTCAAATCTCACACGGATCAATCATCCGTTCGCATACTTTAGAAATGAAGAAAAAGCTGGAGGAGACGGATGAAGAATTATTAGAACTTGCCATTATCGAATTACGCGAACGCTTCCAGTTATTGTCTAAAGAAATCATCGTTCCGTTTGAAATTGATTTGGGTGAAAACATCAAAACTACCGTTCCTCAATTAGGAGACAAAAAACAAATATTAGAGCTATCCATCCGAAATGCAAAATTCTACCGAATTGAACAGCTCAAACAATTGCAGATCGTAGATCCTGACCGACACACTAATCGAATCATGGCACAAATGCAAAAAGACCTGCGATTACCTGTTGAACCCCGTCACATTGAGTGTTTTGACAACTCGAATATCCAGGGAACAAATCCGGTAGCCGCCTGTGTGGTTTTTAAAGACGGGAAGCCAAGTAAAAAAGATTATCGCCATTTTAACGTTAAAACCGTTGAAGGCCCAGACGATTTTGCTTCGATGACCGAAATTGTATACCGTCGCTACAAAAGATTACTGGACGAAAATGAACCATTGCCACAATTAATTATCATTGATGGTGGAAAAGGACAGCTCTCTGCAGCATTAAAAAGTATCGACGCTCTTGAACTTCGCGGCAAAATTGCGATCATCGGAATTGCAAAACGTCTTGAAGAATTGTTTTACCCGGGAGATTCAATTCCGTTGTATCTCGATAAAAAATCCGAAACATTAAAAGTGATTCAGCAGCTGCGAAATGAAGCGCACCGATTCGGGATCACTTTTCACAGAGACAAACGAAGCAAAGCTGCACTGAACTCGTCTGTAGAAAGCATACCCGGTATTGGCGAAAAAACAATGCTTACGTTAATACAACATTTTAAAAGTGTTAAAAGATTAAAACTGGCAACCGAAAAAGAAATATCTGATGTAATAGGAGTATCAAAAGCCAAAAAAATTGTCGACTTTTACAAAACCAACTAG
- a CDS encoding VWA domain-containing protein: MDKITFLNPEFFWLFLLIPIAIAWFFWKRNQQSATLKMSSTQGFKNSESLLTKLKPCLYVFRIIALSSLIIALARPRTVDISNQTKTTKGIDIVMAIDVSGSMLAKDLKPNRMEALKRVAADFVEERPNDRIGLVLYASEAYTKTPVTSDKAIILEAIKGIKYDTVLQDGTGIGMGLATAVNRLKDSKAKSRVIILMTDGVNNAGFIEPETASDIAKQYGIKVYTIGIGTNGMAPSPYAYAPNGGFLFKMQKVEIDEQLMKSIARKTDGTYFRATSNNRLAEIYSAINKLETTEIQELKFYDYDEKYRVFVLLAAFLLVLEVGLRNTVYRSFI; encoded by the coding sequence ATGGATAAGATAACTTTTTTAAATCCGGAATTTTTTTGGTTGTTTCTGTTAATCCCAATTGCGATCGCTTGGTTTTTCTGGAAACGCAACCAGCAATCGGCGACTTTAAAAATGAGTTCAACTCAGGGTTTCAAAAACAGCGAATCGCTATTGACCAAATTAAAACCTTGTTTATATGTTTTCAGGATTATCGCTTTAAGCTCTTTAATTATTGCCTTAGCACGACCAAGAACAGTAGACATCAGCAATCAGACCAAAACCACAAAAGGAATTGATATTGTAATGGCAATTGACGTTTCGGGAAGTATGCTTGCCAAAGATTTAAAGCCAAACCGTATGGAAGCTTTAAAAAGAGTGGCGGCAGATTTTGTTGAGGAAAGGCCTAACGATAGAATCGGATTGGTTTTATACGCCTCAGAAGCTTACACCAAAACTCCTGTTACAAGTGATAAAGCCATTATTTTAGAAGCTATCAAAGGAATCAAATACGATACGGTTCTACAAGACGGAACGGGAATTGGAATGGGACTGGCAACCGCTGTGAACCGTTTAAAAGACAGTAAAGCAAAAAGCCGTGTGATTATTCTAATGACGGATGGAGTGAACAATGCCGGTTTTATCGAGCCTGAAACGGCTTCTGACATTGCAAAACAATACGGAATAAAGGTGTACACTATCGGAATTGGTACCAACGGAATGGCTCCTTCTCCATACGCATACGCACCAAACGGAGGCTTCCTGTTTAAAATGCAAAAAGTAGAAATCGACGAACAATTGATGAAAAGTATTGCCCGTAAAACAGACGGAACTTACTTTAGAGCTACCAGCAACAATCGATTAGCCGAAATATACAGTGCCATCAATAAACTCGAAACTACCGAAATACAGGAACTAAAATTCTACGATTACGACGAAAAGTACAGAGTATTTGTTTTACTCGCTGCCTTTTTGTTGGTATTAGAAGTAGGATTAAGAAATACAGTTTACAGAAGCTTTATATAA
- a CDS encoding VWA domain-containing protein, whose protein sequence is MELDEKKYLYLLFLLPIVACIFLFNMYWKKKKQREFGDLEMVKRLSPERSVFKPVLKLSVLLLALACLIIGLVNPKIGTKMETVKREGIDIVFAVDVSKSMLAEDVAPSRLEKSKQLVSQIINNLGSDRIGIVAYAGSAFPVLPITSDYSVAKMFLQSMTPDMVSSQGTSLDEAIRLSSTYFDEKSKTSKLLILISDGEDHSEGATAAAEEANKMGMKIITIGVGTEKGATIPLKENGVVRGYQKDQNGQTVTTKLNQEDLKNIAKATKGGYVYGGNTKEVLEYIKNALNNIQKTEFEATQMADFQSQFQWFIGFAFLLLFLDIFLLERKTNWIKELNLFNEKK, encoded by the coding sequence ATGGAATTAGACGAAAAAAAATATTTATACCTTTTATTCTTACTCCCAATTGTGGCGTGCATTTTTCTTTTCAATATGTATTGGAAAAAGAAAAAGCAGCGCGAATTTGGTGATCTTGAAATGGTAAAAAGGCTTAGCCCGGAGCGCTCTGTTTTTAAACCTGTCTTAAAATTATCGGTATTGCTTTTGGCACTTGCCTGTTTGATTATCGGATTGGTAAATCCTAAGATTGGGACTAAAATGGAAACTGTAAAACGCGAAGGTATCGATATTGTTTTTGCCGTTGACGTTTCAAAAAGTATGCTTGCCGAAGATGTGGCACCAAGCCGTTTAGAGAAAAGTAAACAGCTGGTTTCTCAAATCATCAACAATTTAGGTAGTGACCGAATTGGGATCGTTGCTTATGCCGGAAGCGCCTTTCCGGTTTTACCGATTACTTCAGATTATAGTGTTGCCAAAATGTTCCTGCAAAGCATGACTCCTGATATGGTTTCTTCACAAGGAACTTCTTTGGATGAGGCCATCAGATTATCTTCCACTTATTTTGACGAAAAAAGCAAAACCAGTAAATTACTGATTCTGATTTCTGACGGAGAAGACCATTCTGAAGGTGCCACAGCCGCTGCAGAAGAGGCCAATAAAATGGGGATGAAAATCATTACCATTGGCGTTGGAACTGAAAAAGGAGCTACCATTCCATTAAAAGAAAATGGCGTAGTCAGAGGTTATCAAAAAGACCAAAACGGGCAAACCGTTACGACAAAATTAAATCAGGAAGATTTAAAAAATATTGCAAAAGCGACCAAAGGTGGTTATGTTTACGGCGGAAATACCAAAGAAGTTCTGGAATACATCAAGAATGCCTTAAATAATATTCAGAAAACAGAATTCGAAGCGACTCAAATGGCCGATTTTCAATCACAATTTCAATGGTTCATCGGGTTTGCTTTTCTGTTGTTGTTTTTAGACATTTTCCTTTTGGAAAGAAAAACAAACTGGATTAAAGAGTTGAATTTATTTAACGAAAAGAAATAA
- a CDS encoding tetratricopeptide repeat protein, protein MKNLLLYILLTFSLAVSAQEKDKTLPEANEEYKQNKFTDAEANYRISESKFPKRAAAPYNLGNTIYKQNQVSEAQFAYAKAIKNAKARPDKHKAFHNLGNVFMKEKNYTQAVEAYKEALRNDPTDDETRYNYALAKQKLKENPPKNDKNKDKDKDKKNDKKDDQKKDGDNKDKKDGKDDQKKDDKGDKDKDKKDGKNDPKKDDKSDNKGEPKPMPGGISKERVQNLLDAVNNEEKKIQDKVNAQKVKGNPKKTEKDW, encoded by the coding sequence ATGAAAAATTTACTTCTTTATATTTTACTCACATTTTCTTTAGCAGTTTCTGCTCAGGAGAAAGACAAGACATTGCCTGAGGCCAATGAAGAATATAAGCAGAATAAATTTACGGACGCAGAAGCCAATTATAGAATTTCAGAATCAAAATTCCCAAAACGTGCAGCTGCCCCTTATAATCTGGGAAACACTATCTATAAACAAAATCAGGTTTCTGAAGCTCAGTTCGCTTACGCTAAAGCGATAAAAAATGCTAAAGCAAGACCAGATAAACACAAAGCATTTCACAATTTAGGGAATGTTTTCATGAAAGAGAAAAATTACACACAGGCCGTTGAAGCTTACAAAGAAGCCTTACGTAACGATCCTACCGATGATGAGACTCGTTACAATTATGCTTTGGCAAAACAGAAACTAAAAGAAAATCCTCCGAAAAACGACAAAAACAAGGACAAGGATAAAGACAAAAAGAACGACAAAAAAGACGATCAGAAAAAAGACGGCGACAACAAAGACAAAAAGGACGGAAAAGACGATCAGAAAAAAGACGACAAAGGCGATAAAGACAAAGATAAAAAAGACGGTAAAAACGACCCTAAGAAAGATGACAAATCAGACAACAAAGGGGAGCCAAAACCAATGCCTGGAGGTATATCTAAAGAAAGAGTTCAGAATTTACTGGATGCCGTAAACAACGAAGAAAAGAAAATTCAGGACAAAGTCAACGCTCAAAAAGTAAAAGGTAACCCGAAAAAAACAGAAAAAGACTGGTAG
- a CDS encoding transmembrane domain-containing protein, with amino-acid sequence MKLKFYIFLFLLSSAVFAQQKQVETSIDTTKNKIGAEFKLTLKTVVSSKSKVVFPKLKNIGPLEVIQSYPIDTVKKNDTYELIKKYGLTQFDSGKYTIPSIKILIDKKPYATDSIRVEVANVKVDTLQQKMYDIKDITPADNGIGNWWIYVLILIVILAIGAFVYWYLKKHQKKKIEEEVYKTPIEKATSLLNNLEQKELVQKGEIKEYYSELTDIARNYIEEAIHIPAMESTTSELIQAIRTASTKKKMTLTPETVENLERVLRQADLVKFAKSKPLEFEITEDRNKIQKVILTLDNAIPTEVTAEEEDQLLNEAQKQKQIKLQLLKKRNKRIAISVGSVLFLLIATTAFFIVTKGFNYVKDNIIGHPSKELLEGEWVKSEYGNPGILIETPKVLKRMDTQKVLPKETMALIKEMQLFAYGSMVGNFYITVSTSKFKNPVELDLAKALEGSLKVIEAQGGQNIIVKQEDFQTNEGVQGLKGYGTMTVFNPVDKTSAKAYYELLLFKQDQGLQQILILHEEGDTYANDITTRILNSVELRKASN; translated from the coding sequence ATGAAATTAAAATTTTACATATTTTTATTTTTACTTTCCTCAGCTGTTTTTGCGCAACAAAAACAAGTTGAGACAAGCATTGATACTACAAAAAATAAAATTGGTGCCGAATTTAAACTAACTCTTAAAACAGTTGTAAGTTCAAAATCTAAGGTTGTTTTTCCTAAACTAAAAAACATTGGTCCGTTAGAGGTTATTCAATCCTATCCTATCGATACGGTTAAGAAAAATGACACTTATGAACTGATCAAAAAATACGGATTAACCCAATTTGATTCCGGAAAATATACCATTCCGTCTATTAAAATTTTAATTGACAAGAAGCCTTACGCAACAGATTCAATTCGTGTTGAAGTGGCCAATGTAAAAGTCGATACGTTACAACAAAAAATGTACGACATCAAAGACATTACTCCGGCAGACAATGGGATTGGCAACTGGTGGATTTATGTTTTGATTCTGATTGTAATTCTTGCCATCGGAGCCTTTGTTTATTGGTATCTTAAGAAACACCAAAAGAAAAAGATCGAAGAGGAAGTTTATAAAACTCCTATCGAAAAAGCGACAAGTTTACTGAACAATCTGGAGCAAAAAGAACTCGTACAAAAAGGAGAAATTAAAGAATATTACAGTGAATTGACGGATATTGCCCGAAACTATATCGAGGAGGCCATTCATATTCCGGCAATGGAAAGTACCACTTCAGAATTGATTCAAGCAATTAGAACCGCTTCTACCAAAAAGAAAATGACGCTGACACCGGAAACCGTTGAAAATTTAGAACGTGTTTTACGTCAGGCGGATTTGGTAAAATTTGCAAAATCTAAACCTTTAGAATTCGAAATTACAGAAGACCGAAATAAAATTCAGAAAGTAATCCTGACACTTGATAATGCTATTCCAACCGAAGTGACGGCAGAAGAAGAGGATCAATTGTTGAACGAAGCACAAAAACAAAAACAAATAAAACTTCAGCTGTTAAAGAAACGCAACAAACGTATTGCGATCTCAGTAGGATCTGTTTTATTTTTACTAATTGCCACTACTGCCTTCTTTATCGTTACAAAAGGTTTCAATTATGTAAAAGATAATATAATCGGACATCCTTCAAAAGAATTATTAGAAGGAGAATGGGTAAAAAGTGAGTATGGAAATCCGGGCATTCTGATTGAAACGCCAAAGGTTTTAAAACGTATGGATACTCAAAAAGTCCTTCCGAAAGAAACCATGGCTCTGATTAAAGAAATGCAGCTTTTTGCTTACGGAAGCATGGTTGGAAACTTCTACATAACCGTTTCCACCAGCAAGTTTAAAAATCCTGTAGAACTAGACCTGGCCAAAGCATTAGAAGGTTCTTTGAAAGTTATTGAGGCTCAGGGCGGACAAAACATTATTGTAAAACAAGAAGATTTTCAAACCAATGAAGGTGTTCAGGGACTAAAAGGATACGGAACCATGACCGTTTTCAATCCGGTTGACAAAACAAGTGCAAAAGCATATTATGAACTTTTACTTTTTAAACAAGATCAGGGATTACAACAGATCTTGATTTTACACGAAGAAGGAGACACCTATGCCAATGATATTACAACCAGAATATTAAATTCTGTAGAACTTAGAAAAGCGAGTAACTAA